The genomic region ATTCATCTGACAATCAATTAATATATGTTCTTATGGAATGGAGTTTGTATTTCTTGAATCACCACTTGGTCAGTTACACTGTTGGTGTAAAGCATCTTTCGGCTTCAGGAACCGAAACGTTCGAAGGTCCTGCAATTTGTTCATCTTCTATGCATTCTTCTATTGCACAATCTGGTTTTCCCATAATATCAACGATATTATTCCCCATTGTAGAGCTCCCTAAGGTACAAATGGGTTGTATATAGTGACGCTTTGCTAAAATATCCTCTAATTCCCTTTCATATGGGCAGGATCTTCTACCTCTTCCAGTTTTCTTTGATGTTaagaatttgtttttatagcCTCTTTCAAGACTCTTCCACTTGTTCTCTATTTGGAGAGGAGATGCAATGTACCCATACCCCTTTATTTTATCTCTTATcaaattccacattttttttaaagtttttatttttcgttcttcaaataaagattttttttctttatagagATAGCagcaataattttgttttggcATCATATCACTGGTAATAGCGATATTGAATCGTTTGTTAAGAACTTCTCCAAATCTTCCTTAATTCCTTaagttatcaattttctttcaaCCAACTCCTCCAAGACCTTCATTTTCTGCACAAGCTTCGCTAAATACAATCTTTATCACTACCTCTTGCTCACTTTTCTTTCTAACGacgtttatttcaattatttgttGACTACACATCTTTTCCTTTTAGATTCATCTACTAACTAACATCAATAAGAAAGATCCCGCCTCCAGTCTAAGCCAGTTTAAGAGACAAAGTGGTGTGTTATTTTCTAGCACCACAGGAACCAATACAGAGCAGAGATCATAGCAGCTCAACCTTTTAAAGGTTTGTACCAAAACTTAGTTTATCATAGTGTTGGCACTTGCACGCCTAACTTATTCCTTTCATTTTATTTGGGGTTAAATCCTGATAGAAGTTTTTGCATGACTATCTAACATTGCAAGATATTCACTCACGTCCAGTCTTAATGGTTTCGTTCTGAAagcataaaaacataaaggagagttaaaaataaaaaatgatcatgaaactatttttattagaaaacttATTATagcttattttttaaataaacttaaaactaaatataacATACATCTATTTAAACGCATAAACAAacgtataaaataaaatcacacaatttttaaactagGAAAACTcttttttgattgttttaaCTAAACATTTCATgattagaataattttaaacaggCATGGTAACCTCTGGGTTATAAGGCAAAGATGATTTATCCATTAAACCTTTAGAGATGCTAatcaataaatctttataaatcaAAGGGTTTAAATTTTTGCCCAATtgatacaaaaagaaataatcgcCGAATGAAATCTTTTTAGATATAACATTCGCGgtttttttcgataaaaatttaGCGTGAGCCATCAAGAGGTACATCCTAACTTTGGGTGAAACTAAAACGATCATTCTATACATTAATGCATAAAAACTAACAATGGTAAGCACCAAAAACCACACccataatatcaaaaaaagctTTTCATTAACAATGTTTAATGGAAGAACACACAAAGCATCTTGCTTTTGTCTACCTCCAGAAGGACCATAATTATAATAAGTACATTTTGTCACTTTTGGAAACACCCGAGTCATTGGATTTTCTCCATTGTAAAGTGCCAATGCTATGCCATAACTAGTGAATTGCCCACTTAAAAACCAATCCATGAAGATAATTTGACAAACGacgtttataaaatttaataattcgcAAAAAGCGAATCTTAAAGCATAAAGATTATGCGAATAATTTCCACTTATCATGTAACTAATCAAGCGTTCTTTCGTTTCTTCACTCCAACAATTTGGGATTAAAGGGCCCCCTAAATCTTTGGCTAGTAAGCGTAATCGCCCACCTTCCCAAGTTTTCCATAAATATCTTGGAATATAAAACAACAAAgcttgaaaacaaaaaacaatgcaCACCCATTGGTAATATTTTTGCGTTATTATTTCGTCTGATGAATCTTGAGGGGTCTCACTTAATAATAATCGTGGATCTGGGCCCAAACCACTTAAAATATTCtctacaacaacaaaaaattagtaCAACAAATTATTATCACCAAAAATAAGTTAccttttaatgtttttttcacCGTAAACGTCCCATAAATCCAACAATAAGTCTCAATAACCTCAGAACTTTTCGAATGTATCTCACAATTAATCGGATCACCAAAATATTGTTTCGAAGTTAACAAAACGGAAAAAACTATCAACATAATCACCGTAAATTTGTAGTGTAACTTGAAGATATTGTCATCGGTGTGGATTTGTTCCACCTTTATAAGCGATTTAAACGAATTCAAAAAGTCCATCATATTGAAAATGAGAcgattaatacaaaattaaggGAAAAACGtgtttttgtgtaaaaaaacCAGTTTGTTGTTGACGTTTGAAGTTTTAAGTCATAATGGCtaccaacttaaaaattattttaggaaaacttaattatttaattattaaaaataaattaattaataattattattgattcgattaataaaaatgattttagatctaaattcgaaataaaaaataattattattataaatataaaaaataatttaatttttatttatttttgtgagGTTGGTAAAAAATGtaaggttaaaatttttttatttatttattttatttaattattaaaagtaaattaattaataattattatgaattcgattaataaaaattatttagaaataaaaaataattattacgataaatataaattaattatttttttttgaggttaataaaaaatttaatcaaattcgaGGTtacaattacaacaaaaacgttttaaaaggtaaatacatttatttattgaagtttttttaacaaaatttgcgccccaatatttttttgtttaccaAGTAAATCAATATAAGAacttaaaatactttttaatttatcctgAACATCTTTGGGGCCCTTTTCAAGCATTGCAATCAAAGTGAAGCATCCACGATTCAATTTTAACCAAATTTCAAGCTAAAAAGAAATCGATATTACttataaattaagttatttatttaataaatcaaatttaccaTTTCAGGATTAATATGGTCGCATAAAACACGACTAAACAATCCAGATTCAGTTCCAATTATCTTTGAATCATTCAAAATCATCGTTTTAATAACCATTTGTAAACCAGAATGTTCAATTCCCAATATTGATTTATCTTCGTCATCATTGATTTTCCATTCGTGAttggtaataatttttgaaatattttctaaaacggttttattttgatttcctTTTTCGATAATATTGGCA from Onthophagus taurus isolate NC chromosome 5, IU_Otau_3.0, whole genome shotgun sequence harbors:
- the LOC111413620 gene encoding innexin inx2-like codes for the protein MMDFLNSFKSLIKVEQIHTDDNIFKLHYKFTVIMLIVFSVLLTSKQYFGDPINCEIHSKSSEVIETYCWIYGTFTVKKTLKENILSGLGPDPRLLLSETPQDSSDEIITQKYYQWVCIVFCFQALLFYIPRYLWKTWEGGRLRLLAKDLGGPLIPNCWSEETKERLISYMISGNYSHNLYALRFAFCELLNFINVVCQIIFMDWFLSGQFTSYGIALALYNGENPMTRVFPKVTKCTYYNYGPSGGRQKQDALCVLPLNIVNEKLFLILWVWFLVLTIVSFYALMYRMIVLVSPKVRMYLLMAHAKFLSKKTANVISKKISFGDYFFLYQLGKNLNPLIYKDLLISISKGLMDKSSLPYNPEVTMPV